One segment of Candidatus Cloacimonadota bacterium DNA contains the following:
- a CDS encoding pyridoxal phosphate-dependent aminotransferase, translated as MNIKISERAMNIKPTPTLTISSLAKEMLSNGINVVNFGVGEPDFNTPDYIKEEAKKAIDDNFTKYTKSAGINELRAAISLKLKRDNNLTCNPNDILVSPGAKASIVFILMAICDPGDEVLIPIPYWVSYPSQVVIAGAEPVIVPTKRENDFKITTAQLEKKITSRSKVLILNSPNNPTGTVYSKNELEKIGEFCLKHNILIISDEIYEKLIYDNEKHISIASVSEEILEITVLINGVSKAYAMTGWRLGYSAGPTEVIRRASIIQSHTTSCVNSMTQKATVVALSEGDGNVEKMRKEFEQRRNFLIETLNNLENIECMKPKGAFYAFPDVSYYLKNNKNGIKNSAELCEFLLKYFHVALVPGSAFGNDDYVRFSYANGMDSIKTGLERFEEGLKACLK; from the coding sequence ATGAACATAAAGATTTCTGAAAGAGCAATGAACATTAAACCAACACCAACTCTGACAATATCTTCGTTAGCAAAAGAAATGCTATCCAACGGCATTAATGTCGTCAACTTTGGAGTTGGAGAACCGGATTTCAACACTCCGGATTATATTAAAGAAGAAGCAAAAAAAGCCATTGATGATAATTTTACGAAGTATACAAAATCTGCAGGGATAAATGAATTGAGAGCAGCAATTTCTCTAAAACTGAAACGAGATAATAATCTGACCTGCAATCCCAATGATATTCTCGTTTCTCCGGGAGCAAAAGCTTCCATTGTTTTTATACTTATGGCTATCTGTGATCCCGGGGATGAAGTATTGATCCCAATTCCGTATTGGGTAAGTTATCCCTCGCAAGTAGTGATCGCCGGAGCTGAACCTGTTATTGTTCCCACCAAACGGGAAAATGATTTTAAGATAACTACCGCTCAACTCGAGAAGAAAATTACTTCCAGATCAAAAGTTCTGATCCTGAATTCACCCAACAATCCGACTGGAACGGTTTATTCAAAAAATGAATTAGAAAAGATCGGAGAATTTTGTCTCAAACATAATATTTTGATAATCTCTGATGAGATTTATGAAAAACTGATTTACGATAATGAAAAACATATTTCTATCGCTTCTGTTTCCGAGGAAATTCTGGAAATTACAGTTTTGATAAATGGTGTTTCCAAAGCTTATGCCATGACAGGTTGGAGGCTCGGATATTCAGCCGGTCCGACTGAGGTCATTAGAAGGGCGAGTATTATTCAAAGCCACACCACTTCCTGTGTAAATTCTATGACTCAAAAAGCAACAGTTGTTGCTCTTTCCGAAGGTGATGGGAATGTAGAAAAAATGAGAAAGGAATTCGAGCAGCGAAGAAATTTTCTGATCGAGACTTTAAATAATCTTGAAAACATCGAGTGTATGAAACCAAAAGGTGCATTTTATGCCTTTCCCGATGTTTCTTATTACCTGAAAAATAACAAAAATGGAATAAAGAATTCTGCTGAATTATGCGAATTTCTTTTGAAATACTTTCATGTTGCTCTTGTTCCCGGTTCTGCTTTTGGTAATGATGATTATGTTCGTTTTTCTTATGCTAACGGCATGGATTCTATCAAAACGGGTTTGGAGCGTTTTGAAGAAGGTCTGAAGGCTTGTCTGAAATAA
- a CDS encoding TonB-dependent receptor, with product MFRKIFLLMFLTLFTAFSLFAGTTGKLAGKVVDEKNKPVPFVNVLLEGTTIGAQTKTNGTYMIINIPPGTYNVIYSQMGFQPQKITGIQINIDETTVQNVTMTTTAVEIAEYKITESKVQKINKTSTSSGNKITGDAIEDMAVSEIEDVISMQAGATVTDGELIVRGGRANEVVYMIDGMSVSDPVDGGVAMSIDSDAVEVMDPKFGGFPAEYGNAQSGIINIVTKSGSKDYSGKVEFISDHLVEAINNSNSDEVKFALGGPVFTPLVPSMRNKFTFFLNGSGNWFDSRYHEDYNPDLIGDFTMPYEGGTKQLLSSYWSDVETYNPYEGRNDFAGFALGDRNYNFYNANLKFKYKFNAKQNVTFAVRGDQKSYDSYNHAWKYALKYFDHTEFDQKQYVATYDHLFNPQMNLKIKGSYFSKKTERGPKGISRDDYFVQTLFSDEETTYWNYIPKDLYTYGIDYLTTTGLYRDINSGQWQYDVNASLEGVPGFVTPGSISGTNVNDESTQTSVRTDFEYQLNQIHGFKTGFEFIQHKIKKDQLATPWNIDEYRFHKYIENEVTPYDSTYNSTEDIWVYSYTLEDLYAATIAASGDTEGYEANPVQAAYYIQDKMEWEGMIVNAGLRFDFWYLGEKYKVLEDAGYYRWEYFDKNDRFQMMISPRFGISHPISETSVLHFAYNYQNQLPQMQYIFTTKTEEDAYSEPNTQVGDPTLEPQITVTYEVGLQKQLGEESPYVLDITTYYKNIYNYIMLYKVYDPDDETVSWYQLSSEDYGSARGVDFNLQKDLTNFFSGSASYSLAWAEGNNPGLVVQDEATQLREFPLPWDLRHNFSFNFTFRIQNDEEYELPFTDFILPLDDFSMNFLYNIASGRRYTPVNEDDHALDPYSATQPYTATANIRITKNFRFSEKAYMKLYMSIDNLFDKRNVNDVYPKTGSPYYDGADLSDENGYTAAERQYVHDMFTKDPSNVSQGRTLSFGMTFNW from the coding sequence ATGTTTAGGAAAATATTCTTATTAATGTTTCTAACTTTATTCACCGCTTTTTCTTTGTTTGCAGGAACGACAGGAAAGCTGGCAGGTAAAGTTGTAGATGAAAAAAATAAACCGGTTCCATTTGTTAATGTTTTATTAGAAGGAACAACGATTGGAGCTCAGACAAAAACAAACGGAACATATATGATCATAAACATCCCACCGGGAACATATAATGTCATTTATAGCCAGATGGGATTTCAACCTCAAAAAATTACAGGTATTCAAATAAATATTGATGAAACTACAGTTCAGAATGTAACTATGACAACTACCGCAGTAGAGATTGCTGAATACAAAATTACGGAAAGTAAAGTCCAAAAGATCAACAAAACATCTACTTCTTCCGGAAATAAAATTACAGGAGATGCCATCGAAGATATGGCTGTATCTGAAATTGAAGATGTTATCTCCATGCAGGCTGGTGCTACAGTTACAGATGGAGAATTAATTGTACGCGGTGGACGGGCAAACGAAGTTGTTTATATGATCGACGGTATGTCTGTTTCTGATCCTGTTGATGGCGGTGTTGCCATGTCGATCGATTCGGACGCGGTCGAAGTTATGGATCCTAAATTTGGAGGATTTCCTGCAGAATACGGTAATGCTCAATCAGGAATAATCAATATCGTTACTAAAAGCGGAAGCAAGGATTATTCAGGTAAAGTCGAATTCATTTCAGATCATCTTGTGGAAGCAATAAATAATTCCAATTCCGACGAAGTTAAATTTGCTCTTGGAGGTCCGGTTTTTACTCCTTTAGTTCCAAGTATGAGAAACAAATTCACTTTCTTTTTAAACGGCTCAGGAAACTGGTTTGATTCTCGCTATCATGAAGATTATAATCCTGACCTGATCGGTGATTTTACGATGCCTTATGAAGGTGGTACAAAACAGCTTCTGAGTTCATACTGGAGTGATGTTGAAACCTATAATCCGTATGAAGGCAGAAATGATTTTGCCGGTTTTGCTCTTGGAGACAGGAATTATAATTTTTATAATGCTAATCTGAAATTCAAATATAAATTTAATGCCAAACAGAATGTAACTTTCGCAGTTCGTGGTGATCAAAAATCTTATGACAGCTATAATCATGCTTGGAAATATGCCTTAAAATATTTTGACCATACCGAGTTTGACCAGAAGCAATATGTAGCAACTTATGACCATCTTTTTAATCCACAGATGAATCTAAAAATAAAAGGAAGTTATTTCAGTAAAAAAACCGAACGGGGACCAAAAGGTATTTCCCGGGATGATTATTTCGTGCAAACTCTTTTTTCTGATGAAGAAACAACCTATTGGAATTATATTCCGAAAGATTTATATACATACGGTATAGATTATTTGACGACTACAGGCTTGTATCGTGATATCAACTCCGGTCAATGGCAATATGATGTAAATGCCAGTTTAGAGGGAGTACCCGGTTTTGTTACTCCCGGATCAATATCAGGAACAAATGTTAATGATGAATCAACCCAGACTTCTGTCAGAACTGATTTTGAATACCAGCTGAATCAGATACACGGATTCAAAACCGGTTTCGAGTTCATTCAGCATAAAATCAAAAAAGACCAGTTAGCAACTCCCTGGAATATCGATGAATATCGCTTTCATAAATATATTGAAAATGAAGTAACGCCTTATGATTCTACTTATAATTCAACAGAAGATATCTGGGTCTATTCTTATACTTTGGAAGATCTTTATGCCGCAACTATCGCTGCTTCCGGAGATACCGAGGGTTATGAAGCTAATCCTGTTCAGGCAGCCTATTATATCCAGGATAAAATGGAATGGGAAGGTATGATCGTTAATGCCGGACTGAGATTCGATTTCTGGTATCTCGGAGAAAAATATAAAGTTTTGGAAGATGCAGGTTATTATAGATGGGAATATTTTGATAAGAACGATAGATTCCAGATGATGATCTCTCCAAGATTTGGTATTTCCCATCCTATCTCCGAAACCAGTGTGCTTCACTTTGCTTATAATTACCAGAATCAACTTCCTCAAATGCAATATATTTTTACTACAAAAACTGAAGAAGATGCATATTCAGAACCGAATACTCAAGTTGGTGATCCAACTCTTGAACCGCAGATAACTGTTACTTATGAAGTAGGATTACAGAAACAACTCGGGGAAGAATCTCCTTATGTGTTGGACATAACAACATATTATAAAAACATTTATAACTACATTATGCTGTATAAGGTCTATGATCCTGATGATGAAACCGTGTCCTGGTATCAGTTATCATCCGAAGATTACGGAAGTGCCAGAGGTGTTGATTTCAACCTCCAAAAAGATCTGACTAATTTCTTTTCCGGTTCTGCTTCTTATTCTCTTGCCTGGGCAGAAGGTAACAATCCCGGTCTGGTCGTTCAGGATGAAGCCACTCAACTCAGAGAATTTCCCTTACCCTGGGATTTAAGACATAATTTTAGTTTTAACTTTACTTTCAGAATTCAAAACGACGAAGAATACGAACTTCCCTTTACCGACTTCATCCTTCCTCTGGATGATTTCAGTATGAATTTTCTTTATAATATCGCTTCCGGAAGAAGATATACTCCTGTTAACGAAGATGATCATGCTCTTGATCCATATAGTGCTACTCAACCTTATACTGCTACAGCAAATATTAGAATTACAAAAAACTTCCGTTTCAGTGAAAAAGCATATATGAAACTGTATATGAGTATCGATAATCTATTTGATAAGAGAAATGTAAATGATGTTTATCCT
- a CDS encoding lipoate--protein ligase family protein has translation MKWRIIKSGKMGPAENMAIDEAIFEGNISGRSCPTIRFYDWNPPTVSCGYNQEVEKEVDFELLDKFGFGFVRRPTGGRLVLHYDEITYAVIAPVRGLLKGNITDSYSVISTALAQGLNLLGINVEFEKGSLSSDHQRSSSNPCFSSSSRFELTCKGRKIVGSAQVRKNKVLLQHGSILLAHDQSAVANIIPNLNFTQKEKLAHHLSRKTTSINQILDNPVTFEKAVNTLEKGFKKNWKSEEFFQSENLFLEEIEKVDFLINRKYSTIEWNKRK, from the coding sequence ATGAAGTGGAGAATTATTAAATCCGGAAAGATGGGACCAGCAGAAAATATGGCGATCGATGAAGCGATATTTGAAGGAAATATTTCTGGAAGATCGTGTCCAACGATCCGCTTTTACGACTGGAATCCGCCCACAGTTTCATGCGGTTATAATCAGGAAGTTGAAAAAGAAGTCGATTTTGAACTTTTAGACAAATTCGGATTCGGATTTGTTAGAAGACCAACAGGAGGAAGACTGGTGCTTCATTATGATGAAATAACTTATGCTGTCATTGCTCCAGTCCGGGGTCTTCTAAAAGGAAATATTACAGATTCTTACTCGGTAATCAGTACAGCTCTGGCTCAAGGTTTGAACCTGCTCGGTATAAATGTAGAATTTGAAAAAGGTTCTCTTTCATCGGATCATCAAAGAAGCTCTTCTAATCCCTGTTTTTCCAGCAGTTCCCGTTTTGAATTGACCTGCAAGGGAAGAAAAATTGTGGGGAGTGCTCAAGTCAGAAAAAATAAAGTCCTTCTTCAACACGGTTCTATTCTTCTCGCTCATGATCAAAGTGCAGTAGCGAATATTATTCCCAATCTAAACTTCACTCAAAAAGAAAAACTGGCTCATCATCTTTCCCGAAAAACTACTTCGATAAATCAAATTCTGGATAATCCCGTAACCTTTGAGAAAGCCGTAAATACACTGGAAAAGGGATTTAAAAAAAACTGGAAATCAGAAGAATTTTTTCAATCCGAAAACCTGTTCTTGGAAGAAATTGAAAAAGTTGATTTTCTAATTAACAGGAAATATTCCACAATTGAGTGGAATAAAAGAAAATAG
- a CDS encoding sugar kinase, translated as MSLVIVASVALDSIKTPFGKVDKVLGGSVMYASMSSKNFCHTKVVGVVGDDFPEAHLELLKENRIDTEGLKIVNGKTFHWKGRYNDFNRAETLETQLNVFADFNPELPESYRKSRFIFLGNIDPTLQLQVLKQMEAPEIVACDTMNFWISGKKKELLEVIKRVNILLINEDEIRMLTNEKNILQAAEMIRKLGPEFVIVKRGEYGSLIYGKDFLFFAPIFPVKNVIDPTGAGDSFAGGFMGYITVKGNLEEHTIRQAMVYGTVMASFDVESFSLEKLKKVDFDQIDARKEKIRESVIF; from the coding sequence ATGAGCCTTGTTATTGTTGCTTCGGTTGCTTTAGATAGTATTAAAACCCCCTTTGGGAAAGTTGACAAGGTTCTCGGTGGTTCGGTAATGTATGCTTCCATGTCGAGTAAGAATTTCTGCCATACGAAAGTCGTTGGAGTTGTTGGAGATGATTTTCCTGAAGCACATCTCGAATTACTAAAAGAAAATCGCATCGATACGGAAGGATTGAAAATAGTTAACGGAAAAACTTTTCACTGGAAAGGTCGATATAATGATTTTAACAGAGCAGAAACTCTCGAGACGCAATTGAATGTTTTTGCGGATTTTAATCCTGAACTTCCGGAAAGTTATCGAAAAAGTAGATTTATATTTCTCGGAAATATCGATCCCACCTTGCAATTACAGGTTCTAAAGCAGATGGAAGCTCCGGAAATCGTTGCCTGCGATACCATGAATTTCTGGATTTCCGGTAAGAAAAAGGAATTATTAGAAGTAATAAAACGGGTTAATATTCTGCTTATTAACGAGGATGAGATCAGGATGTTGACGAATGAGAAGAATATTTTGCAGGCTGCGGAAATGATACGAAAACTCGGACCGGAATTTGTGATCGTTAAAAGAGGTGAATACGGTTCTCTGATCTATGGAAAGGATTTTCTGTTTTTTGCTCCCATTTTTCCTGTCAAAAATGTGATCGATCCCACCGGAGCCGGAGATAGTTTTGCCGGAGGATTTATGGGTTATATAACCGTAAAAGGCAATTTAGAAGAACACACGATCAGGCAGGCAATGGTCTATGGAACAGTAATGGCTTCCTTTGATGTCGAATCTTTTAGTTTAGAAAAATTAAAAAAAGTCGATTTTGACCAGATAGATGCGAGAAAAGAGAAAATTCGAGAAAGTGTTATTTTTTGA